A part of Perognathus longimembris pacificus isolate PPM17 chromosome 18, ASM2315922v1, whole genome shotgun sequence genomic DNA contains:
- the LOC125367197 gene encoding talin-2-like — protein MKGTEWVDPEDPTVIAETELLGAAASIEAAAKKLEQLKPRAKPKHANETLDFEEQILEAAKSIAAATSALVKSASAAQRELVAQGKVGSIPANAADDGQWSQGLISAALMVAAATSSLCEAANASVQGQASEEKLISSAKQVAASTVQLLVACKLKADQDSEAMRRLQAAGNAVKRASDNLVRTAQKAAFGKADDDDVVMKRKSVGGIAQIIAAQEEMLKKERELEEARKKLAQICQQQYKFLPTELREDEG, from the coding sequence ATGAAAGGAACAGAGTGGGTAGATCCAGAAGACCCAACAGTCATTGCAGAAACAGAATTACTGGGGGCCGCAGCATCTATTGAGGCTGCTGCTAAGAAGCTAGAGCAACTGAAGCCAAGAGCAAAGCCAAAACATGCGAATGAGACCTTGGATTTTGAAGAACAGATCTTAGAAGCTGCTAAATCCATTGCTGCTGCCACAAGTGCCCTGGTCAAATCAGCCTCAGCAGCCCAGAGGGAGCTGGTGGCCCAAGGCAAGGTGGGCTCCATCCCAGCCAATGCTGCAGACGATGGCCAGTGGTCCCAGGGGCTGATTTCTGCCGCCCTGATGGTGGCAGCTGCAACCAGCAGCCTCTGTGAGGCCGCCAATGCCTCAGTACAGGGACAAGCCAGCGAAGAGAAACTCATCTCATCCGCCAAGCAGGTGGCCGCATCCACGGTTCAGCTACTGGTGGCCTGCAAGTTGAAAGCCGACCAGGATTCAGAGGCCATGAGGCGGCTACAGGCGGCAGGTAATGCTGTGAAGAGAGCCTCAGACAATCTCGTCCGCACAGCCCAGAAGGCAGCATTTGGCAaagctgatgatgatgatgtcgtaatgaaaagaaaatctgtgGGAGGCATTGCTCAGATCATCGCAGCCCAGGAGGAAATGTTAAAGAAAGAACGAGAACtggaagaagcaaggaaaaagCTGGCACAGATCTGCCAGCAGCAGTATAAATTCCTACCCACTGAGCTGAGGGAAGATGAAGGCTAA